Below is a window of Stygiolobus azoricus DNA.
TATGGAAGAATGGAAAGAACATATTCTATGACAAGAATGATCCCTTGGGTTTTAGTGAGATTGGATATAGTTTTATTGCTGGGCTATTAGAACATGCGAAAGCTTTAACAGCTTTTGCTGCCCCTTCAATAAATTCTTACAAAAGGCTAGTCCCAGGGTCATGGGCTCCTACTAAGATTACATATGGTTATAATAACAAGTCTGCAATGATAAGGATTCCAACACCTTATCCTTTTTCTGCAGAAATTGACAGGAGAATTGAATATAGGGTTCCAGATCCTACAGCTAATCCATATCTACTACTATCAGCGTTTATAGAGGCTGGTATGGACGGTGTGGAAAGGGGACTAAAGCCTCCATCTCCCACTAATGAAAACGCATATTATAAGAAGGACGTTGAAGACATTCCTAGGAACCTAAGGGAGGCTCTTCAAGAGCTAAAGAAGGATACGAGATTGATAGAAAGGATAGGAAGGAGTATAGTCGAGGAATTTATACGTGTTAAGATGGCTGAAGTCGAGGAATATGAAAGTTATGTAACAGATTGGGAGTATGAAACCTATAGGGGTGTCTAAATGATAATAGATGACCATGTTCACTGGTTTTCAGCAAAACCTATGACGGAGAAGGAGTTCGTTATGTCGGCTGCCGAAAGTTGGTTAGAAGGTGAGGTAAAAAATAGTGATGTTTATACAATGAATACACTGAGGCCTTTCTACCTTACTTTAAAGAGAAGACTCAAGGAGTTATTAGGAGAGGATTTCTTAAGCGAAAGGAACAAAATGATTAGAGATGATCCTGTAAATTACATGAAATTTCTATTCGAGGATGCAGGGATAGTGGGACTTGTTATTGATGAGGGCTTTGGAGTTAAAGAGATGGAAATTCCAGTCAAATACAAACTTCTGTTCAGAATAGAGACACTTATAGACAAAGGAGGTCTTTTTTCACTAACCTTTGATAAAGCTATCGAACTCTTTGAGGAAACTTTAAGGAGGAAGATAGCTGAGGGATATTCTGGATTCAAGTCGATAATCGCCTATCGTACTGGATTAAAAGTTAGATGTGAGGAAGAGCAAGCTAGGAAAGACTTTACTTCAGAGAAAATAGATTGGTTCGGCAAGTATGCAAAGGGTTTTAGAGATTTTCTTTTATGTAAGACCCTTGAAATAGCTAAAGAACTAAAGGTTCCGGTTCAGATTCACACTGGTGCAGGAGATAGGGATATAAAGCTTGATTTATCTAGACCATCATATTTAACCGATCTGGTTAGGAGATACGAGGGTGTTATAGTCTTTGTTCACGCTGGTTATCCTTATCATAGAGAAACGGCATGGATGAGTTATTTATTTCCATCCGTTTACCTAGATGTATCTCAAGTGATACCCTTTGCACCGATGGCGACTTTTTCGATCTTGAAAGAGATTTATGAAGTAGCACCTCTGAATAAGGTAATGTATGGCTCCGACGCTTTCAAAATTCCAGAAATAGCATGGCTAGCGGCTCATCTAGCTAAAGAGAGTTTTAATGAATTGAAAGAAGAGCTTGACAGAAAGAGGCTAATTGAGCCGGATGACATGGAAGAAATGGAAAAAAGATTTTTCTATTTAAACGCTAGAACTGTATACAATTTTGACTGATTTTCTTTTTCACATTATAATTTTTAAACTATTGTCATTTGAAAAAGTATATATTACAAGAA
It encodes the following:
- a CDS encoding amidohydrolase family protein, with the translated sequence MTEKEFVMSAAESWLEGEVKNSDVYTMNTLRPFYLTLKRRLKELLGEDFLSERNKMIRDDPVNYMKFLFEDAGIVGLVIDEGFGVKEMEIPVKYKLLFRIETLIDKGGLFSLTFDKAIELFEETLRRKIAEGYSGFKSIIAYRTGLKVRCEEEQARKDFTSEKIDWFGKYAKGFRDFLLCKTLEIAKELKVPVQIHTGAGDRDIKLDLSRPSYLTDLVRRYEGVIVFVHAGYPYHRETAWMSYLFPSVYLDVSQVIPFAPMATFSILKEIYEVAPLNKVMYGSDAFKIPEIAWLAAHLAKESFNELKEELDRKRLIEPDDMEEMEKRFFYLNARTVYNFD